The Couchioplanes caeruleus nucleotide sequence GTGACGTTTCCCCAGGATGCGAACCCGAGTGACCCGTGGAGCGTGCCCGTGTACCCGGTGCCGCCGCCGGACGTACCGGCCACCGCGGGACCGGTGATCGTCCAGATCGGGGACATGGGCATCACGTCGACGGTCGTGCACACCCCGGCCGGCGACATCCCGCTGACCGGGTCGACCTGGACCGTCCACGACTACTGGCACAACGAGACGAAGATCCCGACCTGGGCGATCGTCGCGGCCATCGCAGGCTTCTGCGTGCTGACGGTGTTCAGCCTGCTGTTCCTGCTGGTCAAGGTGACGATCCCGCACGGGACGGTGCAGGTGACCGTGACCAACGGGACGCGGCAGTACGTCGCACGGATCCCGGTGACGGACCACGCGCAGGTGACGTTCGTCCATCAGCAGGTGAACTACGTACGGTCGCTGGCGGCCCTGTAGCGGTGGATCGCCGGCGGCCTCGCAGCGGTGGTCGGCGGTGGCGCGGCGGTGGTCGGCGGCGGCCTTGCAGCGGTGGTCGGCGGCCTTGCGGCGGCGCGGCGGTGGTCGGCGGCGGCCTTGCAGCGGTGGTCGGTGGCGGCGGTCACATCGGCGCGTCCGGTTGGTCCGGGGGCGGGGGCAGGCCGATTGCCTTCACCATGTCGATCGTGTCGGCCTCCTCTGCTCGCTTGTCGTCGCGGTAACGCAGCACGCGGGCGAACCGCAACGCCACACCGCCCGGATACCGCGGGGACGTCTGCACGCCGTCGAAGGCGATCTCGACGACCTGCTCGGGGCGTACGGTGACGACCCAGCCGGAGTCGTCGACGGCCAGGTCCTTGAACCGCTCGGTCTGCCAGCGCAGCAGCTCGTCGGTCAGGCCTTTGAAGGTCTTGCCCAGCATCACGAAGCCGCCCGTACGCGGATCGCGCGCCCCCAGATGCAGGTTGGACAGCCAGCCCTTGCGCCGGCCGTGACCCCATTCGACCGCGAGCACGACCAGGTCGAGGGTGTGCCGGGGCTTCACCTTCACCCAGGCGGCGCCGCGACGGCCCACGTCGTACGCGGCGTCCTGGGCTTTGACGACGACGCCTTCCTGACCGGCGGCGAGAGCGGCGGCGAACGCCTCCCTGGCCTGCTCCTCCGTCTCGACCGTGCGACGGCCGACGATGAGCGCCGGCGGCAGGGTGTCGGCGAGCGCCGACCAGCGCACGCGGCCCGGCTCGTCGAGCAGGTCCGTGCCGTCGAGATGCAGCAGGTCGAAGAAGTACGGCACGAGCGCCGGCCCGGTTGTCGCCCCGGTCTTCGCCCCGCGCCGGGCACCGCGGGTGGCCGCCCGGCTCGACGTCTCCTGGAACGGCCGCGGGCGCCCGTCGGCGTCCAGGGCCATCGCCTCACCGTCGAGCACGACGTCGCGCACGGGAAGGGCGCGGACAGCGGCCACCACCTCGGGCAGCCGCGGAGTGATGTCGTCGAGGCTGCGGGTGAAAACGGCCACCTCGTCGCCGGAACGGTGCACCTGAATGCGGATCCCGTCCAGCTTCACGTCGACGGTCGCGGGTGACCCGGTGGCAAGCAGAGCGGCACCCACGTCGGGCGCGCTGCCCGCCAGCATCGGGCTGAGCGGCGTGCCCACCCTCAGGCTGATGCCGGCCAGCGCGGGCGCTCCCCCGGTCAGCGCGGCCACCGCCACCTGCTTGAGGTCACCGGACAGCAGCAGCGCGCGTCGCACGGTGGTGAGCGGCACCTCGGCGGCCCGGGCGACCGCGTCGGCGAGCAGCCCGGCCTGGGCACCCTGACGCAGCTCGCCACCGAAGAGCCCCACGAGCAGCCGCTGCTCCTCGGCGGTGGCCCGCCCGAACAGCGCCGCGACCAGCTCCCGGCGGCGGGCCTGCGACCCGGCGCCGGAGACCACGGAGATGGCGGCGATGCGTTCGTCCACCTCGGCGACGGTCAGGCTGCCCTCGGCGGCGGGAACGGGCAGTTCACGCAGGGCGGCGTAACCGACGCCGGTCTGCCGTTGCCGAAGCTCACCGGCCAGATACGCCGAACCGGCAGCGATCTCATCCGGCTCCAGCCGGCGCAGGGCGTCGGCGAGCAGGTCAACCTTGGCCTTCCGGCCCGAGACGGCGGCGACGGCTGCCGAGGTGGCTGCCAGATCCAGGAACTGCACGGACCCATCCTGGCAGCCACCTCCGACATTTTCCGGGCCGTCGGGACGCACTCCCCCGTGAAGCGGTCACCACGGCCTGGGTCCCTCCGCCAGGACCGCGTGCCGGGCGGGTCCTGGCGGAGGGAAGCGGGTGGGCGGCGGGATCGGTGGCTTCGATCCGATGCCGGTTGCGGCGCCGACGCCCGCTGCAGCCCGACGCCCGCTGCAGCCCGACGCCCGCTGCAGCCCGACGCCCGATGCGGCCCGACGCCGGCTGCGGCCCGACGCCAGCTGCGGCTGGGCCGCCGGGAGGCCGGCGGCACCGCCGCCGCCGGCGAAGCGGCGACACTTGGTCGCCGCCGACACGGGCCGGCCGCCCACACGCGCGCCCGCTGAGCGGCGCAGGTCCGCTGAGCGGCGCACGCCCGCCGAGCGGAGCCGCCCGCCGAGCACCGTCGGAACGTGAGCGACGCGGGACGCCGAGCGACGCCGCAACGCCGGAACGCCGAGCGAGGCCGCAACGCCGAGCGACGCCGCAACGCCGAGCGACGCCGCAACGCCGAGCGACGCCGCAACGCCGAGCGACGCCGCAACGCCGAGCGACGCCGCAACGCCGAGCGACGCGGGGACGCCGAGCGGCTGAAGCTTGCCGGGCCGGCCATCCAGGGACATGGGGCCGGCCCGGTCGCCGCCGGGTCGGGGAGAACCCGGCAGCGGCGCCTGCCACCTTCGGGGAAGCCTCGTGGCGACGAGCCTTCCCGGGCGATGTCAGGCGTTGCGCCGCCGTCCGGGAGTTGCGGCCCGGATGGGAGGCGCGCCTGCCGGGGCACGGGAGGCCTTGGGGCGAAGGCTCGGGTGACACGGCAGGGTGGGACATGATGAGGTCAGGCGGCCAGCGGCTCGGTGATGCGGAAACCGCGGGCTCGTACGGCGTCGGCGACGCGGCTCAGTTGCGCGTCGAGATGGCACAGGGCGGCGGAGAGCTCCGCCAGCTGGTCGGTGAGCATGGTGTCGTCCCACCCGGAGACGTCGACGTCCCCCAGAGCACTGCCGGCGGCGCGGAGCGCCTGAATGGCATCATTCGAACTCATGTTCGAATCCTAACAGGATTGATCTCCGCGGCGCAGCAGACTCACCCGTTCGGAACGTCACGCCCTTCCACGGGCCTTTCCACGGCGCTCTCGGTGGGGGGCGGCATGGCGCGGCCGAACGCCTCAACGCCCTCCGCGGGCGACGGCAGGGCGCGGCCCAACGCCTCAACGCCCTCCGCGGGCGACGGCACGGCGCGGCCGGACGGCGCGGGCGACGGCATGGCGCGGCCGGACGGCGCGGGGGGTGGCATGGCGCTGCGGAACACCTCGGCGGCCTCCCCCGGCGGCGCGGCGGCTGCCACGAACCCGTCGGGGCGTACGAGGTAGAGGATTCCCGGCCGCAGGGGTGTCTGTGGGGCTGCGGCGAAGACGTGCACCGGTAAGCCGAGGTCCGGGATGGAGCCCGGCTTCCCGTACGCGTGAATCTGCCATTCCAGCGCCCGCAGAGCCGCGAAGTTGTCCCCGGCCCACGCGAGCCGCCGCCCCACCACGGGATCGCGGGGCGCGCCGGGGAGCATCGGGTAGCGGATGCGGATCTGGCTCACGTACTCGAAGAAGCGGGAGCCACCAGACACCCGGGGCAGGAGCCGTACGGCGATCGGGGCGACGAGCGGCACGGCAGCGCGACGTACGGCACGCAGCCACACCCGTTGCGAGGTCACGAAGCCGAACAGCCTGTCCGTGGTCGCGACGAGCGTACGCGCGACCGGGCGCCGTTCCGCCGCATAGCGGTCGAGCCACGCCTCGCCGGCCCGGCCGTGGATGACGTCGGCGAGCTTGAACGCCAGGTTGTGCGCGTCCTGCAGGCCCGTGTTCATGCCCTGACCACCGACCGGCGAGTGGACGTGGGCGGCGTCACCGGCGAGGAAGAACGGGCCGTCGCGGAAGGCCGCCGCCACTCGGTGGTGGACCCGGTATGTCGCGAACCAGCGCGAGTCGGCGTACGTGACGGCGAATTCGCGGCGCATCCGGGAGCGGGCGTCGTCCTCCCCCACCTTGCCGTCGCCGTCGTCGTCACGGACGAGCCCGATGAGCCGCCAGTTGCCCCGGCCGTTCATCGGGAAGGCGAGCAGGAAGTCGCTGCCGCCCGGCCGTACGTTGATCGAGCCGTCGACGAGACCGCCGACACCCGCCGCGTCGATCACGTAGAACAGGTGCGGGTTGGTGACTCCTTCGAAGGCGATGTCGCGGGACTTGCGCACGATCGAGGTGGCCCCGTCCGCGCCGACGCAGTAGCGAGCGGTCACCGTCTCGCCGCCGACGATCGCCTCCACACCGCCCGGCCCGGCCGTGAGCCGGGTGACCGGCGACTCCCATCGGACCGAACCACCGAGGGCCCGCAGGTTCTCGTAGAGGATCTCCTCGTTGCGGCTCTGCTCGAGAACCTGGATCCACGGGTACGGCGTGACGCTCCCGCCGAGGGGTCCGAGCGGGATCCGGCCGAACACGCGGTTCCGGAAGCCCGGCGCCAGAGCCTCGGCCCGGCGCGCAGCCGCGAGGACCTTGTCGGCGATGCCGAGCTGGTCGTACACCTCGATGCTGCGCGCCTGCACGACCAGGGCGCGGGACTCGCGGGTGGGCCCCTGCTTGCCGTCCGCGACGATGACCCGGACGCCGAGCTTCACCAGCCAGTTCGCCAGCATCAGACCGGTGGGTCCGGCGCCGACCACCAGGACGTCGCAGCTGTGCCGGGGAGCGCCCGGGCCCGGGACCGTCATGTCACACGCCGTCCCCCGGAGCCGCCGCACCGCCGGAAGAGGCCGCCGTGCCCCCGCCACCCGCCGCGCCGCCGGAAGAAGCCGCGGCGGCAACGTTGTGCAGCAGGAGGGCTTCGGCGAGGCAGACGCGGGCGAACTCGCCCAGGTGCAGGCTCTCGTTGGGGCCGTGCGCGTTCGCGTACGGGTCTTCCACGCCGGTCACCAGGATCGCCGCCTGCGGGAACAGCTCCTGGAAGGTGGCGATGAACGGGATCGAGCCGCCCACGCCCATGTCCACCGGTTCCACGCCGTCCCAGGCGGTCGCGAAGGCGGAGCGCGCCGCGTCGTACGCCGGGCCGCTCGCGTCGATGACGCACGGCATGCCGCCGCTCTCCAGGGTCACCTCGACGTGCGCGCCCCACGGCACGTACTTCTCGAGGTGGGCCCGGACCGCCGCGTACGCCGAGGTCGGGTCGTCGCCGGGCGCCAGCCGTACGCTCAGCTTGGCCTTCGCCTTCGGCACCAGGGCGTTGGGCGCCTCGTTGGTCTTCGGGGCGTCGATGCCGAGCACCGAGATCGAGGGCTTGGTCCAGATGCGGTCGGTGAGCCGGCCGCTGCCGATGAGCTTGACCCCGTCGAGGATCCCGGCTTCGTGGCGGAGCCGGTCCTCGGGGTAGTCGACCGTGGCCGCCTCGCGTCCGACCAGCCCGTCCACCGCGACCTCGCCCTGGTCGTCGTGCAGCGTGCTGATGAGGCGGGACAGGACGGTGAGGGCGTCCGGCACCGGGCCGCCGAACATGCCGCTGTGCACGGCGCTCCGCAGCACGCTCACCTCGACGAAGCAGTTGACGAGGCCGCGCAGCGAGGTGGTCAGGGCCGGCGTCCCGATGTCCCAGTTGCCGGAGTCGGCGATCACGATGACGTCGGAGCGCAGCAGCTCCTTGTGGGTCTCCAGGAGCTCGTCGAGCGAGTCGGAGCCGTATTCCTCCTCGCCCTCGATGAAGAGCACCACCCCGACCGGCAGCTCGTCACCGAACGCGCGCAGCGCCGCGACGTGCGCCATCACGCCGGCCTTGTCGTCGGCGGCACCGCGACCGTAGAGGCGCCCGTCGCGCTCCACCGGCTCGAAAGGCTCGCTCTGCCACAGCGCGGGGTCGCCCGCCGGCTGCACGTCGTGGTGCGCGTAGAGCAGCACGGTCGGCGCGCCGGCCGGCGCCGGCCGGTGGCCGATCACGGCCGGCTGACCGCCGCCCCGGACGATCTGGACCTCCAGGCCGCACCCGCGCAGCAGCTCGGCGACCGCCTCGGCGGACCGCTCGACGTGCGAGTGGTCGAAGCCGTCGAACGCGATCCCGGGGATGCGGACCAGCCGTTCGAGGTCGGCGCGGACTCCGGGCAGCTCCCGCGCGATCGCGGCGCGCAGGTCGTCTTCAGTGAGGCTCATGAGCCGATCCTAGGCCCGCGCGCCGGGTCGGTGCGGGGCCGAGCGAGCGGCCTGTGGACAACTCAGCTGGACGAGGACGGGGGCGGCGGAGGGGCGTCGTCGCCGCGGCGCCGGCCCGTGCCGGAGGCCCAGTCCCGGGCACCGCGCGCGGCCGACCCGGCCAGGTCGGCCGCCCCGTCGCCGAGCTTGCGCAGCAGGCCCACGAGCGGGTCCTGCGAGGTGCTGAACGTCTCGCGGTACGAGTCGGCGGCCGCCTTGATGTCGTCGGTGACCGAGGCGTTGCCGTCGGAGTCGCGACGCGGGTAGTCACCTTCGAGGATCCGCGCGTAGTCGCCGGAGTCGACCCATTTGCGCAGCTCCGACGCCCGCGCCACGGGCACGGGGTGGCTGCTCCACGCGGTCATGCCGATCTTGTGGATGCTGTCGCGCAGGTCGCCGCCGCTCTCGTACTCGACTGCCTGCTCGAGGAACGCGGCGGTGTCGATCTGGGAGAGGTCGCCGCCGCCGGCCAGCTTCATCAGCAGCCGGGTGGACGCCGCGGGGTCCTGGCCGGCTAGGAGCCCGGCCCGGTCGGCGGACAGCTCGGCCTTGCGCCACCACTCGAACATCGCGGCGATGATGGCCCGCAGCGCAATCGCGCCGACCGGCAGCCAGCTCAGGTTCGCGGCCCACCGGGTCAGGATCATCATGATCGTCTTGTAGACCGCGTGACCGCTGCGGACGTGGCCGATCTCGTGGCCGAGCAGCGCACGCAGCTCGTCGTCGTCGAGCTTCTCCACGGCGCCGGTGGTGATGACCACGAACGGCTTGTCCATGCCGACGGCCTGGCCGTTGATGATCGGGTCCTGGGTGACGTACAGGTCCGGGAGCTCGGCCACGTCGAGGGTGGCGGCGGCCTCCGTGAAGCGCTGATAGACGCGCGGATACTGCCGGTGGTCGACGCGGATGGAGCTGGCGAGGAACTGCAGGCGGAAGCCCCGCTCGTTCCACATGCCGAAGAACGTCTTCACCACGTCGTCGAAGCCGCGCAGCTCCCGCAGCGCGGTGAGCGCTCCGCGGTCGGCGGGGTGCTCCCACGCCCGGGAACTGATGCCGGTCAGCGTGACCCGTCGCCGCGTCGGCCGGTTGTCGTCGGTCGTCATCGTCCGTCCCCGTTCCCGCTGCTCACACAGCTGATCGTGGCCCATTGCGGCGCCGTGAGGCTACAGCCGTTCGTACCCCTCGCCGGATCCTTCCGCCGCCCCGTCGATCACCAGGTCGACGTGCGCGGCGGTCGCTTCGGCGGCGAAGTGCCCGTCCTCAGCGGCGCGCCAGCGCTCAAGGTACGCCCGGTAGGCAACATCATCCGCGCCATCGCGTGCCAAAACCCGCCGCCACCGCAGATCGGCGGGCGCGGTCACGAAAATCGAATACGACAGCTCCGGACGGATCGCCCGGCGCGCCGACGTCACCCCTTCGACGAGTACGGCCGCAGCAGGCTCGACGGTCACCGGAACCCCGCCGAACGTCCGCCGATGCCAGAGGTAGCGCAGATATGTGGCGGGACGGCCCCGCCGCAGCGGCTCCAGCACCTGCTCCTCGAGGCGCGGCCAGAAGGTGAACTGGTCCTCCCAGCCGTCGAGCAGGTCGTCGGTGTGCACGACCGGCACGTCGGCGGCCTTGGCGAGCCGGTCGGCGAACCAGCTCTTGCCGGCGCCGCTGGGCCCGTCGATCGCCACAAGCCGTACGGGCCCGAGCCGGGGCTCGGTCGCGAGGATCCGCGCGGCGAGCTCCGCGAAGCTATGCACCGGGCGCTCCGGGCGGTACGAACGGCAGCCCGGTGGACGGCCCGTCCTCGATCAGACGCCACAGCGCGTCGGTGTCCAGGTGCTCCTCGACCAGGTCGCCCAGGGCGTCGAGGGCGCGTTCCCGCACCTCCGCGAAGCGCGTGTCCGGCGCCACGACGAACCCGTGCCGCCCCGCCTTGCGCGCGGCCTCGGTGAGGAAGCGGCGCCGGAACTCGTCCGACTCGAACGCGCCGTGCCAGTGCGTGCCGCAGACCGGGCCGACCACGGCCCCCTCGGGCGTGCCGTCCGTGTACCGCAGGAGTGGCTCGGGCATGCCCGTGGAGACGTACCCGTGGTGGATCTCGTAGCCGCTCACCGGGACCTCACCCCAGGCCGCGCCGCGCGACCGGGCCAGCGTCTTGCGCTGCCTGAACGTGATCTCGACGGGCAGCAGGCCGAGGCCGGGCACGGAGCCGCGGCGGCTCTCCACCTCGTCGTGGATGGTCTCGGAAAGCATCTGGAAACCGCCGCAGATGCCGACCAGGGGTTTCCCGGAGGCGGCGTGCGCACGGACCGCGTCGGCGAGACCGGTCTCGCGCAGCCAGGCCAGATCGCTGACGGTCGCCTTGGAACCGGGCAGCACGACCAGGTCCGCGTCGGCGATCTCGGCCGGCTCGATGGTCAGCCGCACCTGCACGCCGGGCTCGGTGGCGAGCGCCTCGGCGTCGGTGGCGTTGGAGATCCGTGGCAGGCGCACCACGGCGACCCGCAACCATTCCGTGCCGCGCGGTGGCCCCGGCCGGCCGAGCATCCGCCCGTACGCGAGGGAGTCCTCGGCGTCGAGCCACACGTCGAGGTCGAACGGCAGCACGCCGTGCACCGGCCGCCCGGTGGCGGTGGTGATCATGTCGAGTCCCGGCCGCAGCAACCCGGGATCGCCGCGGAACTTGTTGATGATGAAGCCGTTGACCAGCGCCTGGTCCTCGCGGCTGAGCAGCGCGACCGTGCCGAAGAGAGCCGCGAAGACGCCCCCGCGGTCGATGTCACCCACGACGACCGCGGGCAGGCCGGCCTGCCGGGCCAGCCCCATGTTCACGAAGTCGCCGTCCCGCAGGTTGATCTCGGTGGGGCTGCCCGCACCCTCGCAGATCACGGCGTCGTACTCGCCGCGCAACTCGGCCAGAGCGGCATGGGCGACCTCCGCGAGCCGCGGCCGCATGGTCCGGTAGTTGCCGGCGCTCACGGTGTCGATCGCCTCGCCGAGCAGGACGACCTGGCTCGACAGGTCACTGCCGGGTTTGAGCAGTACCGGATTGAAGCGGATGTCCGGCGCGATCCCGCACGCGGCGGCCTGCATGGCCTGAGCGCGCCCGATCTCGCCGCCGCGCCCGCCGGCGCCGACCACGACGACGGAGTTGTTGGACATGTTCTGCGCCTTGAACGGCGCGACCTTGACGCCCCGGCGGTGCAGCCACCGGCAGATCCCGGCCGTGACGACACTCTTGCCGGCGTCGGACGTCGTCCCGGCCACCAACAGTCCACCGCTCACCGGTGTCCCCTCCCCGCGCGGGCCAGTGCGATGCCGGCACCGATGACAGCCGCGGCGAGCCCGACAGCGCCGGACACCCGCGCGGCCTTGCGCACGTGCGTCGCCGAAGGCCGGGGTCCGTCGCCCAGGAACGGCCGGGTTTCCGTACGCCCGAAGTAGACGTTCCGTCCCCCCAGCCGCACGCCCAGCGCCCCCGCCATCGCGGCCTCGCACTGTCCGGCGTTCGGACTGGGGTGATCGTTGCGATCCCGCCGCCACACCCGCAACGTCTCGGCGGGCCCACCGCCGGCCACCGGAGCGGCAACGATGGTCAGGACGCCGGTCAGCCGCGACGGAACCAGATTCAGTACGTCGTCGAGGCGCGCGGACGCCGTGCCGAAGCGGGCGTACCGCGCGGAGCGATGGCCGACCATCGCGTCGAGCGTGTTCGCCGCCCGGTAGCCGAGAAGCCCGGGCAGGCCGGCCACTCCGCCCCAGATCAGCGGAGCCACCACGGCGTCCGACGTGTTCTCGGCGACGGACTCGACGGTGGCACGGGCCAGCTCCGGCTCGTCCAGCGCCGAGGGGTCGCGCCCGCACAGGTGACCCAGCCGTCCCCGCGCCGCGCCGAGGTCGCCGCGTTCCAGGTGACCGGCCATGACCGCGGCCTCGCGGCGCAGCGTACGGCCACCCAGCACGGTCCAGGTGGCGACGGCGACCAGGGCTGCCCGGGCCCACGGCCACCGCCGGGTGGTTCTCGCGAGGGCGGCTCCGGCCACGACGGGAACGCCGGCGGCGATGAGGGCGTACGCGGTCCCGGCACGCCGTGTCGGAGCGTGGAGGCGCCGCTCCAAGGCTGCGGCCGCCTGCCCGAAGCCGGCGACGGGGTGGAAGCGGCGGGGATCGCC carries:
- a CDS encoding cobalamin biosynthesis protein, whose amino-acid sequence is MERARRAAATADAAGILAGYALDALLGDPRRFHPVAGFGQAAAALERRLHAPTRRAGTAYALIAAGVPVVAGAALARTTRRWPWARAALVAVATWTVLGGRTLRREAAVMAGHLERGDLGAARGRLGHLCGRDPSALDEPELARATVESVAENTSDAVVAPLIWGGVAGLPGLLGYRAANTLDAMVGHRSARYARFGTASARLDDVLNLVPSRLTGVLTIVAAPVAGGGPAETLRVWRRDRNDHPSPNAGQCEAAMAGALGVRLGGRNVYFGRTETRPFLGDGPRPSATHVRKAARVSGAVGLAAAVIGAGIALARAGRGHR
- a CDS encoding ATP-dependent DNA ligase; the protein is MQFLDLAATSAAVAAVSGRKAKVDLLADALRRLEPDEIAAGSAYLAGELRQRQTGVGYAALRELPVPAAEGSLTVAEVDERIAAISVVSGAGSQARRRELVAALFGRATAEEQRLLVGLFGGELRQGAQAGLLADAVARAAEVPLTTVRRALLLSGDLKQVAVAALTGGAPALAGISLRVGTPLSPMLAGSAPDVGAALLATGSPATVDVKLDGIRIQVHRSGDEVAVFTRSLDDITPRLPEVVAAVRALPVRDVVLDGEAMALDADGRPRPFQETSSRAATRGARRGAKTGATTGPALVPYFFDLLHLDGTDLLDEPGRVRWSALADTLPPALIVGRRTVETEEQAREAFAAALAAGQEGVVVKAQDAAYDVGRRGAAWVKVKPRHTLDLVVLAVEWGHGRRKGWLSNLHLGARDPRTGGFVMLGKTFKGLTDELLRWQTERFKDLAVDDSGWVVTVRPEQVVEIAFDGVQTSPRYPGGVALRFARVLRYRDDKRAEEADTIDMVKAIGLPPPPDQPDAPM
- a CDS encoding uridine kinase family protein is translated as MHSFAELAARILATEPRLGPVRLVAIDGPSGAGKSWFADRLAKAADVPVVHTDDLLDGWEDQFTFWPRLEEQVLEPLRRGRPATYLRYLWHRRTFGGVPVTVEPAAAVLVEGVTSARRAIRPELSYSIFVTAPADLRWRRVLARDGADDVAYRAYLERWRAAEDGHFAAEATAAHVDLVIDGAAEGSGEGYERL
- a CDS encoding M48 family metallopeptidase, whose amino-acid sequence is MTTDDNRPTRRRVTLTGISSRAWEHPADRGALTALRELRGFDDVVKTFFGMWNERGFRLQFLASSIRVDHRQYPRVYQRFTEAAATLDVAELPDLYVTQDPIINGQAVGMDKPFVVITTGAVEKLDDDELRALLGHEIGHVRSGHAVYKTIMMILTRWAANLSWLPVGAIALRAIIAAMFEWWRKAELSADRAGLLAGQDPAASTRLLMKLAGGGDLSQIDTAAFLEQAVEYESGGDLRDSIHKIGMTAWSSHPVPVARASELRKWVDSGDYARILEGDYPRRDSDGNASVTDDIKAAADSYRETFSTSQDPLVGLLRKLGDGAADLAGSAARGARDWASGTGRRRGDDAPPPPPSSSS
- a CDS encoding FAD-dependent monooxygenase, whose protein sequence is MTVPGPGAPRHSCDVLVVGAGPTGLMLANWLVKLGVRVIVADGKQGPTRESRALVVQARSIEVYDQLGIADKVLAAARRAEALAPGFRNRVFGRIPLGPLGGSVTPYPWIQVLEQSRNEEILYENLRALGGSVRWESPVTRLTAGPGGVEAIVGGETVTARYCVGADGATSIVRKSRDIAFEGVTNPHLFYVIDAAGVGGLVDGSINVRPGGSDFLLAFPMNGRGNWRLIGLVRDDDGDGKVGEDDARSRMRREFAVTYADSRWFATYRVHHRVAAAFRDGPFFLAGDAAHVHSPVGGQGMNTGLQDAHNLAFKLADVIHGRAGEAWLDRYAAERRPVARTLVATTDRLFGFVTSQRVWLRAVRRAAVPLVAPIAVRLLPRVSGGSRFFEYVSQIRIRYPMLPGAPRDPVVGRRLAWAGDNFAALRALEWQIHAYGKPGSIPDLGLPVHVFAAAPQTPLRPGILYLVRPDGFVAAAAPPGEAAEVFRSAMPPPAPSGRAMPSPAPSGRAVPSPAEGVEALGRALPSPAEGVEAFGRAMPPPTESAVERPVEGRDVPNG
- a CDS encoding cobyric acid synthase — encoded protein: MSGGLLVAGTTSDAGKSVVTAGICRWLHRRGVKVAPFKAQNMSNNSVVVVGAGGRGGEIGRAQAMQAAACGIAPDIRFNPVLLKPGSDLSSQVVLLGEAIDTVSAGNYRTMRPRLAEVAHAALAELRGEYDAVICEGAGSPTEINLRDGDFVNMGLARQAGLPAVVVGDIDRGGVFAALFGTVALLSREDQALVNGFIINKFRGDPGLLRPGLDMITTATGRPVHGVLPFDLDVWLDAEDSLAYGRMLGRPGPPRGTEWLRVAVVRLPRISNATDAEALATEPGVQVRLTIEPAEIADADLVVLPGSKATVSDLAWLRETGLADAVRAHAASGKPLVGICGGFQMLSETIHDEVESRRGSVPGLGLLPVEITFRQRKTLARSRGAAWGEVPVSGYEIHHGYVSTGMPEPLLRYTDGTPEGAVVGPVCGTHWHGAFESDEFRRRFLTEAARKAGRHGFVVAPDTRFAEVRERALDALGDLVEEHLDTDALWRLIEDGPSTGLPFVPPGAPGA